Proteins found in one Scomber scombrus chromosome 15, fScoSco1.1, whole genome shotgun sequence genomic segment:
- the LOC133995406 gene encoding Golgi phosphoprotein 3-like, which produces MTSLTQRSSGLVQRRTEAIRSAAADKERDSDGEEDEARRGEEEEEEKGDSKETRLTLMEEVLLLGLKDREGYTSFWNDCISSGLRGCMLVELALRGRLQLEACGVRRKSLLSRKVICKSDAPTGDVLLDEALKHIKETQPPETVQSWIELLSGETWNPLKLHYQLRNVRERLAKNLVEKGVLTTEKQNFLLFDMTTHPLTNNNIKQRLVKKVQESVLEKWVNDPNRMDKRVLALILLAHSSDVLENAFAPLQDDQYDLGMKRVHTLLELEPEKESAKPNANELMWAVVAAFTK; this is translated from the exons ATGACTTCTCTCACGCAGAGGTCCTCGGGCCTCGTCCAGCGGAGGACCGAGGCTATCCGCAGCGCCGCCGCCGACAAGGAGAGGGACTCCGACGGGGAGGAGGACGAGGCGCGCcgcggggaggaggaggaagaagaaaagggggaCTCGAAGGAAACTAGACTCACATTGATGGAGGAAGTGTTGCTCTTGGGCCTCAAGGATCGAGAG GGTTACACGTCTTTCTGGAACGACTGTATTTCCTCCGGTCTTCGTGGGTGTATGCTGGTGGAGCTGGCCCTCAGAGGGAGGCTACAGCTGGAGGCCTGCGGTGTGAGGAGGAAAAGCCTGCTCTCAAGGAAG GTGATCTGCAAGTCGGATGCCCCGACGGGAGATGTATTACTGGATGAGGCCTTGAAGCACATTAAAGAAACCCAGCCGCCAGAGACAGTTCAGAGCTGGATAGAGCTTCTGAGTG GAGAGACCTGGAATCCCCTGAAGCTGCACTACCAGCTGAGGAACGTCCGAGAACGTCTGGCAAAAAACCTGGTGGAGAAAGGCGTTCTCACCACAGAGAAACAGAACTTCCTGCTCTTTGACATGACCACACATCCGCTCACcaacaataacattaaacaG CGCCTCGTCAAGAAGGTCCAGGAATCCGTTTTGGAAAAGTGGGTCAACGATCCCAACCGCATGGACAAGCGGGTTCTGGCCCTGATCCTCCTGGCCCACTCATCCGACGTCCTTGAGAATGCCTTCGCCCCACTCCAAGACGACCAGTACGACCTGGGCATGAAGAGAGTCCACACCTTGCTAGAGCTGGAGCCAGAGAAAGAGAGTGCAAAGCCCAACGCCAATGAACTAATGTGGGCTGTGGTAGCCGCAttcaccaaatga